In Asterias rubens chromosome 2, eAstRub1.3, whole genome shotgun sequence, the sequence ACCATGGCAACCTAAATGAAATTAATGCATACGTGACAATATAAATCACATAATAAAAATCGAAAGAATGCCACATTGTGAAAATTACCTGACAAATGATTTCCGGTAAATTTAAATATGACTCAACATCTTAGTATTTTGAGGCACAGCATAACATGACTATTGAGCTTTCCACATCACAACCAAATAGGTTACCAATTCAAACAAAGTCAAGCCtaatgttaaaggcaatggccactcaaaataattgtttgcataaaaacttacttgttaacaatcaatggagagctgttgatagtataaaacattgtgagcaacggctccatcaattaacatatttttttgagaaagaagttaattCTCACTtacatatttgaatttgattttgtgaccttaaaattagattttgaggtctcgaaattaagcatcgaaaagcacacaacttatgcaaCAAGTGTgccttttcttccattattctctcgcaacttcgaagaccaattgagcccgatttttcacaggtttattttatgcatatatgttgagatacatcaagtgaaaagactggtctttgacaattaccaatagtgtccagtgtctttaatacaagTTTAATAAAAGTGTAATACGAACACAAGGTTCATAAAATGTGAATATACCTTCAACGATACTACGGCAATCTATTCTGTAGAACCTTCAGCGATATTCTTTTGTTCCAGGTTGACTtgctttcatcatctgtgctaGCAGCAGCCAACCCTGTCTAAGGACAGCCAGCATGGCAACctaaatgaaataaaaccatACATGACAATATAATTCCTAAGAATgccacattttgaaaaatacttgACAAATAATTTTTGGTAAATTTCACATCACGACCAACTGGGCGACCAATCCAAACAAAGTCAAGCATTacattaaagggtctgtatacagTATATTGGTTTGAGACAAATTAAGAGAATTTAAGCACAAAAGCAGCTCATGAACATTTTGCTATTTGAAATTCAGTAGGATGAAAAGTTTTGAGGGACTGTATCAAATGTGCGATTTGATAATTATAGGGTTGATACAAAAAGATACTTAACGATTTCATTGAGGGCATTTCAAAGCATCCAACCTTTCATCACTGCTGTTCTCATTACTCTGTTTCTGTTCAATCTCTACCATCTTGAAAACAAAGTGGTCCGCTTGAGTGTTCTGGCCCTCTTCAAGAACCTTCTTGATCTGAAGTAGTTAAACAATGATAACATCAAGCATTTTTTATAAAGGGTCATCTATTTAGGTACGCAGAGCCGTAAAGTTTAAGACAGTATGAAAGATTCTGAAATACATAACCCATATGTATACATCATCATTTGCCAaacatgccagaaacaccagggcaaacacTTCTCTTCAAGTTAGATAGAACTAAGAAGAACAGCAGCTTTGGTAGTATATTCTATTTTTAAGAAACATTGCAATTTAAAGAAGTACAATTATGGACAAAGATATAATTTTCTTTCTCATGAAGTTTGAATATGAGGAGCATTACTGCAGTAAGGCTTCTTAGATTGTCTATTCTGGTATTGATTTGCTTCAGAgtttcagcaatatctcaaaactGTGACCACGACCACCTTTCGAAagataattttcacaggttaactTTAATGTATAGGAcgaaaatttataataaaggattaaaataatggaaagtttttttaaagtgcaCGTTACTTTAAAGCTTTAAAACTTTTCTGACTAATCTTTTTAAAGACGTAGCTTTGGCTCTTCAGTTTGTCAGGACAAGGCCTCAGACGTTAGTGGCTCTAGAAAATTGATTTGACTTCAAGAGAAAAGACAATAATGAGTAGTAACAATAGCACAAGAAATTTGAAATGGCTCAACAAAATGCCTACCCTCTGAAGCTTGGCAACATAATGATTTCCAAACTCAGAAGATATATCTCTATTGAGTGATTTTTGGTTCAGAGAAGAACCGGTGGGCTCTATATTTCAGACAGTATACTCGTCATGTGACTGCTGGACTGAGAAGAACCGATCAACGATATCTTTGAGGGCAGTTCGAAGCATCCAACCATTGTTTTGATGATGGTTGGAGGCGGTTGTCTTGATGGGGAATTCAGACGTCGTGTTCATCACTACTTTTCTCATTGCTCTGTTTCTATTCAATCTCTACCATTAGGAAAACAAAGTGGTCCGCTTGAGTGTTCTGACCCTCGTGaacaaaattcaatttaaaaagaagGATGCAAAGAGCGTCGcagctgagtggttaagagcatcgaatttaagttctggtgctaagccaccggagtgtgggttcgaatcccggtcgtgacacttgtgtccttgagcaagatactttactaaatttgcttctcttcaaccaggggtataaatgggtacctgcgagggtagaggttgatattgtaaatgaaaaagctttcggagtgccacggcagctcggggctgtatactccctaatgggagctgagaaagattaacgggatgtttattggcccaatgaccaggggactaatgtaaagcgcattgatacggttcattgtgaaatgcgctatataagaatttgttattattattaagaaaaaacaatttgaatattaaatttgaaaaaatgacACATACTTAGCTtggaaacaatttaaaactgaaaacaaattatttggatTGCAAATGTCTGAGGACTGAATCAGGTTAAAAACAACAGAGAGGTATGACCTCAGTGCATGGGACAAGGTTTGtttataagaataataataataatattaaagtcttatatagtgcgcacctatctaccaaacaaggtactcaaggcactgagtatatacaaacctTCAGAAAGAAAGGTTACTGCAGTAATGAACTctaagacccaattatgtaacaccttttaagggtttacaaggtgctacggcatatccagcagccaaagccaggaacaccgggtgaACATGGGatcaacggctttatgtccaaTTAGTAGGACAAAACAATtaacaagtgtcttgcttaaggacacatcaagtgtcacgactggggattcaaacccacacatttttttttaaattagacaaatcaaaattcaaatttagtAGATTTGGGAAAAACCTTCCAAGACTTACCCATTGAAGATAGTAgttgccgtcacatggatgaacTATAGGCCTTGTGGTTGGAGTGAAGAAATGATTATCTAGATAGCATAGTCTTTACAGTCACATGGATAACGTGCAGTGAGTTTCTACACATGTTCCAATGTTCctttcatcatctgtgcagACAGCAGCCAACTCCgtcaaagaaacaaccagcatggcAACTGACACAGAATCAAAAACACATGACATTATCAGACACtttattaaaaatcacaagattgTTGAAAGACAAATGACAAAACAGTACCAACTTGTGCATTGTGAAAACTAAGAAATGGCACATTTGCTCGGGTAATAAATATTTAAGATTAAAAAAACACTAGGTTGAGAAGTTTCAAGGCACTGCAGGCAGCTTCAGCTTGTGACATCTCGGGTATTCTGATAATTAAATTTGTTCACCTCTAGTTCTGGTGACGTTTTCCAAAAAAATGTAACATTCCTAGCTTAAGGGAACACGTTGCCGTGGAtgggtcaagttggtctttgaaaagcgtttggaactatttgttttaaaagtagaatatattgattCCCACatgtatcactcgaaattgcctggttttctttttacctcgtcgtcaaacacggtcggccatttgtgggagtaaAATTttagactcccataaatggccgaccaagttagttcgcaaagtaaaaaggaaaatcacgcaatttcgaggcaaatgtgtgtatgaaggctggtctttgacaattacaaaatagtgcccagtgtctttattgATAAACTTGTAGgttcctttaaaagcagtggacactattggtaattactaaaaataattattaacataaaaccttacttgctgacgagtaatggggagaggttgatagtataaaacattgtgagaaacggctccctctgaagtgacatagttttcgagacctcagatttagaatttgagatcgcgaaatcaaccatctgaaagcacacaactttgtgttacaagggtgttttttctctcattattatcttgcaacttcgacgatcgattgagctcaaattttcacaggtttattattttatgcatatcaatcaatcaatcaacgtCGTACGCCACTGGCGCCTTGACGACTATGACTGCGCAACACCATTGAAGATTTTGCCGGCTGTTTCTTTGGAGGGATGGACGAGCGGGCCGCCGCCTCGTCAACCAGAGTGTCTGCTGTGGAGCCCGTCCAACGGCGTAGGCCATCTACCCAGCGAAACCGAGGCCTCCCTGGGGTGCATCGTGACCCGGTTGGCTGTCCGTTGACCAGAGTTGTGTGGTTCGTGTGGCGTTGGAAGTGATCGAGCCACGCCCATTGTTGATTCATCAGGGTGGCCTGTGTGAGTTGCCAACGGTCGCCAATTCTTTGCTCGAGTTCCTGGTTCGAGACAAAGTCGCTCCATATGATACCAAGCAGTTTCCTCCACATAGTTCTGCCAAACGCATCTATGGCTTTCCCACTGGTGACAGACACTGTCCATGTCGACGCGCCATACAACATCTTGGAGAGAATGAGAGCTCTCGCGAGATGGAGTTTGGTTTCAGTGCGGATGCGGGGTTTCTTGAGGTAAACGCAGGTGTTCAGGGCGCTTTTCGCTATGGCGATGCGACTGCGAATCTCGGTGGAGTCATCCATCGTAGTGTTGATGCTGCAGCCCAGATACTTGAAGTGGTAAGTCGATTTGATGGGGTTACCATGCAGCGTGATCGGTGCATCTGCTGGTGGGTTCAGTGCAAGGTGTTCAGTCTTGTCTGGGTGCAACTTCAACCCGTATGATGTGGCTATGGAGTCGAGCTTCTCCAGCATGTAGGTGGCATCTTCTGCAGAACGGGCAAGGAGCACCAAGTCATCTGCATACCTCAGCTCCCAGAACAGATCACCGGCGACGTCTGGCGGGGTGAGATGGGACACCTGTTCCTTCCATTCGCGCATCATGGCTTCCGTGTACAGGTTGAAAAGTACGGGGGACAAGGGGCAGCCTTGCCGCACCCCAACCGGCGTCTCAAATTCGTCAGTGGTCTGTCCCTTCCATGAGATCGAACCGTGGGCACCGTTGTAAAGGTTGGCGATGAGGCGGATGACTTCCGTATGCGTCGATGGTTTCCAGCAGTTTGTGGTGTATGACGGAGTCGAAGGCCTTTCTGAAGTCGACAAACACCAAGTGTAGTCTGCGACCAACTGCCAAGTGCGCTTGTCCGATAAGCTTGAGTGTGAATATGGCGTCGGTTGTAGACTTGCCCGCACTGAATCCATATTGTGTGTCGCTAACGGTGACCTTGGCGACTCTGTTCAAATCCTCTAGGATGATTTTGAGCATTATTTTACTGGCATGCGTGATTAAAGCCAGGGTGCGGTAGTTACCGCAATCACCATTGTCACCTTTCTTATAGAGGGCGATGTAGTTCGATACCAGTGCCGAGGATGGCCATATGCCAGTTGTCCAGATGCGGTTGATGGCGCGATGGATTGCCGAAAAAACAACCGGGTCGTCTAGCATGGCTTTCAGAAACTCAGCTTGCAATCCGTCTGGGCCAGCAGCTTTCCCGTTTTTAAGCCGGGAGATGGCGCGTTTGATGACATCAGCAGGTAGTGGAGCGGATGCAAATTGGTGAGGCGTACACGTTGCACGCTGCAGGCTGGACTGAAAGAGCTCTTGAGCGTATTCGAGCCAGCGTTGTACTTCGTCTGCAGGAGTATCACATAGGGTGCCGTCGCTTAGCTTGATGGTGGCTACCGGTTTGCGTGATCCGGCAGTCAGACCCTTCGCTGTCTTGAACAGGAGAGCAGAGTCGTTGCGGTGGAAAGCATCGTTGATTATGTCTGCCTGTTTGAGTAGCCAAGTGTCCAGGTCGTTGTCACATGCTGCTCTCACCTGGTTCTTTAGCAGACAATATTCAGGTGTACCGATCGCTTTCCGCTTCCTTTCAATCAGGTCGATGGTTACGGAAGTGATGTGAGGCGCCGATTTGTTGTGTCTCATGGGGGCACATGTCTTGAGTGCTGCGTCATGGATAGCTGTTGTGATGGTTTCCAGCTCATCCGTGTCAACGACACGGTCTCTGACTTCTGTCTTGATCAAAGCTGCAAGCTCGGAGGTGAGCAGATTGGCACATGGCTTTGGTGGAGGTTTAGCGGGCTTCAGTGTACGTTTGATCTGCATCTTCATGTTGCACAAAACAAGCCTGTGGTCGGTGTCGAAAGCAGCCGAGTAGGAGCGGCAGTCGACCAGCTGTTGGAGGTGTTTCTGTCTGACTAGGATGTGGTCTATTGCATTTCTTGCATTACCAGCGCGACTTATCCAGGTCACTTTGTGCAGCAGCCTCTTCCTGAACCATGTGTTAGCGGAGGTGAGTTGGTGGGCACGGCAGAAATCCAGCAGTCGCAGTCCGCGGTCATTGATGGTGCCGATGCTATGTGGGCCGATAACTAGCGGATCAATACGGTTTGCACCAAGTTTCGCATTCAGATCACCTGCAAGTACCAGCGTGTCCGAGGGCTTCACTCTTTGAAACACACCTTCTAGTTGTTCGTAGAAGGTGTCTATTACTTCATCAGTTGCAGTGCTGGTGGGTGCGTAGGCGGCAACCAGGACCAGCGAGCCGGGGCCCTTTAAGCGGAGTCGGGCTGACATGACACGGTCTGAGATGCATTCTTGTGATATAAGTGCTGCTTTAGCTTTTGGAGAGAGGAGTATGCCAACACCAGCGTAGTGTATTGTTCCGCCGGAGAGGAGTAGTCTGCCATCCAGTCGAGTTTCGATGCCGATGCCATGGGTCTCGGTCAGAGCGATGGCGTCGTATTTATATGTCTTCAAGGCCTGCACTAGATGCTCGTCGTCTAGGGCGTGTTGCAGCGTGGTCACGTTCCACGTTCCAATAGTAAAAGTTGATAGACCCGGCGCAGCACCAGTTCCACGGCGCATCAGCCCCACACCGTCCTCGGAAGGCTTTAAGTGTGACGCGTCATTAGTCGAGGTCTGCTGCAGCGGCGGGGCTACATCCCAAGTAGCATTGAGATCCGGGTCGGCGCTCGGGGGCCACACATCCACCAGATCATTGTTGTCTTCATTGATAGTTGTAGTCATAGTTATAGTGGCTATAGTGGAGGGGGCGCCGCTCCTCACTCCACGCCAAGTAGCCCTTGGCCAGGGCGCAGTGGTGCACATCCGCGCTTGCAGTGAAGCAATCGAAGCACGTGCAGGTCGCCATGAAACAGCCGGTTACGCCATTAGTGTC encodes:
- the LOC117303346 gene encoding uncharacterized protein LOC117303346, which encodes MTTTINEDNNDLVDVWPPSADPDLNATWDVAPPLQQTSTNDASHLKPSEDGVGLMRRGTGAAPGLSTFTIGTWNVTTLQHALDDEHLVQALKTYKYDAIALTETHGIGIETRLDGRLLLSGGTIHYAGVGILLSPKAKAALISQECISDRVMSARLRLKGPGSLVLVAAYAPTSTATDEVIDTFYEQLEGVFQRVKPSDTLVLAGDLNAKLGANRIDPLVIGPHSIGTINDRGLRLLDFCRAHQLTSANTWFRKRLLHKVTWISRAGNARNAIDHILVRQKHLQQLVDCRSYSAAFDTDHRLVLCNMKMQIKRTLKPAKPPPKPCANLLTSELAALIKTEVRDRVVDTDELETITTAIHDAALKTCAPMRHNKSAPHITSVTIDLIERKRKAIGTPEYCLLKNQVRAACDNDLDTWLLKQADIINDAFHRNDSALLFKTAKGLTAGSRKPVATIKLSDGTLCDTPADEVQRWLEYAQELFQSSLQRATCTPHQFASAPLPADVIKRAISRLKNGKAAGPDGLQAEFLKAMLDDPVVFSAIHRAINRIWTTGIWPSSALVSNYIALYKKGDNGDCGNYRTLALITHASKIMLKIILEDLNRVAKVTVSDTQYGFSAGKSTTDAIFTLKLIGQAHLAVGRRLHLVFVDFRKAFDSVIHHKLLETIDAYGSHPPHRQPLQRCPRFDLMEGTDH